The proteins below come from a single Candidozyma auris chromosome 3, complete sequence genomic window:
- a CDS encoding NAD(+) diphosphatase yields MSSSRKPSIVNPEARDVYFGQEVVNRVSFLREDSDFVGNAVTHPSTRFIFYSDGNPFVNKAAKKERLIVLTNGDNQLLDENTPGTKKGLFNTGSWKEIVERWSSDNKEQSPQLRDKGKPTFLFLGLRDESVGLELHRLKCEEPECYLDHQGRYFGIPFFAVDVSTAPEVSALVKEHIVKNEASISEEDLIFSYSRKHTMGFTSAESSLFSHGKMYFDWLYRNRFCPGCGTKVIPIHAGGKLKCTNEETTGEGDKKRYVCPVRNTRVSNVSFPRTDAVVITAITNRDRTKILLSLNKRYAYSKMYSCTAGFMEPSETVEVAAKREIWEETGVICSDIRIQMTQPWPFPGNLMIGCIATVDFNGENEIVHLDHDQELADARWFDVSFVKKLIDDVEDEETLAEGIILPSDVSVAFHLIKEVVEKSSSKL; encoded by the coding sequence aAACCGTCCATAGTGAACCCGGAGGCAAGGGATGTCTACTTTGGCCAGGAGGTGGTGAACAGAGTGTCGTTTTTGAGAGAGGACCTGGACTTTGTGGGCAATGCCGTGACACATCCTTCAACGAGATTTATCTTCTATTCAGATGGGAACCCCTTTGTAAACAAGGCAGCTAAAAAGGAAAGATTGATTGTGCTAACTAATGGCGACAATCAACTTTTAGATGAAAACACTCCTGGTACTAAAAAGGGGCTTTTCAACACGGGATCTTGGAAGGAGATTGTGGAACGCTGGAGCTCAGATAACAAGGAACAGCTGCCTCAATTGCGAGACAAGGGCAAACCGAcgtttctctttttgggtTTGAGGGATGAGAGTGTAGGCCTTGAATTGCATCGTCTCAAGTGCGAGGAGCCAGAGTGCTATCTTGATCACCAGGGAAGGTATTTTGGTATACCGTTTTTTGCCGTGGATGTATCAACGGCGCCTGAAGTCAGTGCTTTGGTTAAAGAACATATTGTGAAAAATGAAGCCTCCAtttcagaagaagacttgatcttttcaTATTCAAGAAAACACACTATGGGGTTCACAAGTGCAGAATCGTCGCTTTTCAGTCACGGCAAGATGTATTTCGATTGGCTCTATCGTAACAGATTCTGTCCTGGCTGCGGTACAAAGGTGATCCCTATTCACGCTGGTGGGAAGTTGAAGTGCACCAATGAGGAGACCACCGGAGAAGGCGACAAAAAACGGTATGTGTGTCCCGTGAGGAACACAAGAGTGTCGAATGTTTCGTTCCCACGTACCGACGCTGTCGTGATCACTGCCATCACAAACAGAGATAGAACCAAGATCCTCCTCTCGCTCAACAAGAGGTATGCCTACTCCAAGATGTACTCGTGTACTGCGGGCTTCATGGAGCCATCGGAAACAGTTGaagttgcagccaaaagagaGATTTGGGAGGAAACAGGTGTGATTTGTAGCGACATTCGAATCCAAATGACACAACCATGGCCCTTTCCAGGGAACTTGATGATTGGGTGCATAGCTACAGTTGATTTTAACGGAGAGAACGAGATTGTGCACTTGGACCACGATCAAGAGTTAGCCGATGCAAGGTGGTTCGATGTCTCTTTCGTCAAGAAGCTAATTGACGACGTAGAAGATGAGGAGACTCTAGCAGAAGGGATAATTTTACCATCTGACGTGTCGGTGGCCTTCCACTTGATCAAAGAGGTTGTGGAGAAGAGTAGCCTGAAGCTTTGA